tgcagtcaggggatggatcatcaggcacccttgatgtttgtgcagcagtggtcaaggatgttggggctcgacttccgggtgcggcgatgaccagctgagtcgcacgtttcggcgcctcccgttggaacggacttttgggctcttattaggaaccccaacggcaatttttgacggctaaaaccattgtgcggtgaaatagaagggaatccccccggatatatatggagaaagaagagagtagtggctggattgcagaggatcctcaggagcagcagcaaggaagggaagcacgaagcaagatggcggcggaaggaggccgttcggtgtggggcccggaacagcaagagttcctgcggcgctgtgtggaggagctgaagaaggaagtgttggccccgatgctacaggcgattgaggggttaaaggaggcacagaagacccaggagttggagcttcgtgatgtgaaggcaaaggctgctgagaatgaggatgaaatacagggcctggtggcgaagacagagacgcacgaggtactgcataaaaggtgtgtggagaggctggaagccctggagaataactcgaggaggaagaacttaagagttttgggtcttcccgaaggtgcagagggggcggacgtcggggcatatgtgagcacattgcttcactcgttaatgggaccggaggacCCGAcccgccccttggaagtggagggagcatatcgagtccttgcgcgaagaccaaaggcaggagaaatacctcgagccatagtggtgaggtttcaccgctataaggacagggagatggtcctgagatgggcgaaaaagacacggagatgcaggtgggagaatgcggtgatccgcgtgtaccaggattggagtgcggaggtggcgagaaggagggcgagtttcaatcgggccaaggcggtgctacatagaaagaaagttaaatttggaatgctgcagccagcgagactgtgggttacacaccaagggaaacatcactacttcgagacggcagaagaggcgtggacatttattgtagaggagaagttggactagactggagagagaaagagtttctgtaataaagtagtggggggattgtatgggacggggaaggggaaagggggggggggaattttctctattcccctcgttagggggggtatggtgaactgtgggcaccggtgggaaggagagggggaaggagagagggagctgcgccattaggggcagggccgagtgggaaacgcgggctttgttcccgcgctatggtaattgcggcgggaatgggagcgcaggaaggagggggccttacacattGGGGGGGGGccccaaggataaacgggggaagccgcggtcagccagagtttgctgacttctgggagtaacatggggggagcaattacgctagaaagggatctagcggggggggggttaactgggttgctgctgctaagggaaagggagagctgttatggggcggggtggtcgggacgggaggacaccgtcagggggacaaacgggagcgtgggaaccgggtgaggagctggtctaaaaaaggggatggctagtcgacatgggggggggtgtaaagagccccccgacccggttgatcacgtggaatgtgagggctgaatgggccgattaagagggcaagggtactcgcgcacctaaagaaattaaaggcagatgtggtcatgctacaggagacgcatctgaaactggcggatcaggtcagattacgaaaaggatgggtgggacaggtatttcattcgggcttggatgcgaaaaatagaggggcggctatattagtggggaaacgggtagtatttgaggcgaggaccatagtagcggacagtgggggtagatacgcgatggtgagtggcagattacaaggggaagcggtggttctggtgaacgtatatgccccgaactgggatgatgcaaacttcatgaagcgtatgctgggacgtatcccggacctggaggcgggaaagttggtaatggggggagatttcaacacagtgcaggatccagggctggacgggtccaggtctaggaccgggaggaggccggcagcggccaaggtgcttaaggacttcatggagcagatgggaggagtagacccctggagattcactaggcccaggagtagggagttttccttcttctcccatgtccacaaggtgtattctcggatagacttctttgtcctgggaagggcaccgatcccgaaggtgacagggacggagtattcgtccaaagccatctcggaccatgccccacattgggtagatctggtaggagaggaaaaggaacggcacccactctggagattagatatgggactgctggcggatgagggtgtgtgtgtaagggtgaggggatgtatcgaaaggtacctggagattaacgatgatggagaggttcaggtgggagtggtctgggaggcactgaaggcagtggtcagaggggaactgatttccataaaggcccataaggggaaacaagagagtaaagagagggagcgattgttgagagaaattttgagggtggttaggcaatatgcagaggctccggatgagggactgtacagggaaagacgaaggttgcatacggaatttgaatTGCTGACCACAGCctgggcagaggcacaatggaggaaggcacagggagtacagtacgagtacggagagaaggcgagccggttactggcccaacaactgaggaagagaggggcggcgagggagataggtggggtgagggacgaggagggtgagatggaacggggagcagagagggtgaacggggtgtttaaggcattttatgagaggctgtataaggctcaacccccggaagggaaggagggaatgatgcacttcctggatcagctggaattcccgaaggtggaggagcaggagaggacaggattgggagcacagattgaggtggaggaggtggtaaaagggattgggagcatgcaggcagggaaggccccaggaccagatgggtacccggtggaattttataggcagtgcatggacctactagccccgcttctgacgagaacctttaacgaggccagggaaggaaggacgttgcccccgacgatgtcggaggcgacgatatcgttgctcctgaagagggacaaagacccgctgcagtgcgggtcttacaggcttatctcccttctgaatgtagatgccaagctcttggccaaggtgatggcgacgaggatcgaggattatgttccaggggtggttcacgaggatcaaactgggtttgttaaggggagacagttgaacactaatatacggaggctgctaggtgtgatgatgatgtccccgcctgagggagaggcggagatagtggtggcgatggacgttgagaaagcatttgatagagtggagtgggattacctgtgtgaagtgttgaggagatttggagaggggtttattggatgtgttcagcttttatatagggccccggtggcaagtgtgatcacaaacaggcaaagatctgactatttccgtctatatagagggacaagacaggggtgtcccctgtccccgatactgtttgcgttggcaattgagccactggccatagcgctgaggggctctaggaagtggaggggagtacttaggggaggagaagagcaccgggtgtcattatacacggatgacttgttgttgtatgtggcggacccagtggaggggatgcccgagataatgcagacactcagggagtttggggaattttcgggatataaactgaatatggggaagagtgagctgtttgtgatgcaccctggggaacagagcaggggaatagatgatttgccgctgaggagagtaacaagggatttttggtacctagggatccagatagccaggaactggggaaccttgcataagcttaatttaggaagattggtggagcagatggaagaggattttaggagatgggacatggtgcccctgtcactggcgggcagggtgcaggcggtcaaaatggtggtccttccgcgatttctttttgtgttccagtgcctccctgtgatgattacccaGGCTGTTTTCAataaagtggataagagcgttatgagctttgtgtgggctgggaagaccccaagagtgaagagggggtttctgcagcatagcagggataggggggggggggggactggcactgccgagcttaagtgactattattgggccgccaatatatcaatggtatgcaagtggatgggggaaggggagggagcggcgtggaaaagactagagatggcgtcctgtaggggaacctgcctgcaagcattagcgacggcgcctttaccgttctccccgaaaaagtacaccacaagtccagtggtggcggcaacactgaaagtttgggggcagtggagacgacataagggagtgacgggtgcctcagtgtggtccccgataaggaacaaccataggttcatcccggaaaggatagatgggggatttaaatcttggcagcgagcaggaattgcgaaattgaaggacttgttcttagacgggacgttcgcgagtctgggagcactgacagaaaaatatgggttgccacctgggaatgcatttcgctatatgcaagtgagggcatttgcgaggcaacaggtgagggaattcccgctcccggcgcaagagatccaggacagagtgattttgggggcatgggtgggggatggtagggtgtcagatgtatatcgggaaatgagagaggagggggagacgatggtagaggagctgaagggaaaatgggaggaggagctgggggaagagattgaggaggggctgtgggcagatgccctaagtagggtaaattcctcgtcctcgtgtgccaggcttagcctgatccaattcaaggttctacacagggcgcatatgacgggagcaaggctgagtagattttttggagtggaggataggtgcgggacatgcgcgggaagcccggctaaccacacccacatgttttggtcatgtccggtattgcatgggttctgggtgggtgtggcaaaagtgatttcaaaggtggtggggatccgggtcgaaccaggctgggggttggctatatttggggttgcagatgagccgggagtgcaggaggcgagagaggccgatgtttttgcctttgcgtccctagtagcccggcgaaggattctacttatgtggaaagaagcgaaacccccgggcgtggaggcctggataaacgacatggcagggtttataaaattggagcggataaagtacgcactaagaggttcggctcaagggttcaccaggcggtggcaaccgttccttgactacctcgcagaacgataagggaaatggagaaggtagcagcagcaacccggggggggggcatgcgggccctcaggggtttcctatagttgtttgtatattagttatttatactggcgtgtgggactttattgtcttggagagttattattttgttgttggcagttgccgtttagttaatatattatttatttgttaaaggatgttggggtccctgtcgggacaggagatgtgttggtggaattttggcagtacactcgaggttggcctggttgaagtccccggccacgatgaacaaggcctccgggtattctgcttcattgttatttcaaGCGgcgtcttcacttccgcctggggtgggatgcagaccgctgtgatgatggcagaggtgaactccgtggaaggtagtatggacggtacttcacagtcgggtattccaggtccgggcagcagtagttcaccaaggtcgccacatccgagcaccaggagttgacgaggagacaaacccatccacccactccaggttcagtcctggatgtgatgaaCAGCAGGAATAACTGCAGAATCCaacccgtcatcacttgtgaaccctttggtgtctcagcctgttggacgactgagtgaatccctccccacagtgagagcaggtgaatgtctTCTttccagcgtgaactcgctggtgtctccgcaatgtggatgatctttgaaatctctttgtgcagtgagagcagctgaagtttctcctcagtgtgaatgcgctggtgttccatcagtacctgagagcttttaaacccactcccacagtcggagcatttaaagggtctctcattggtgtgagtgacattgtggctcagcaagtgatgaccgagtgaatcttttcccagtcggagaggtgaacgggctctccccggtgtgacctcgctcgtgtttcatcaggttggatgaggttctaaagcgctttgtgcagtgagagcagctgaacggtctctcctcagtgtgaacgcgctggtgggacatcagtagcggagagcttttgaaacccctccagcagtcagagcatttaaagggcccgttcttggtgtgagtgacatagtgtttcagcaggctggataattgagcaaatcccttatcacacacagtgcaagtgaacggcctctccccagtgtgaactcgttcgtgtttccgcaggctgctaatgtcagtgaatcccttttcacactgagagcaggtgaaaggcctctctccagtgtgaactcgttcgtgtttccgcaggttgccaatgtcattgaatcgcttttcacactgaaagcaggtgaaaggcctctccccagtgtgaactcgttcgtgttgccgcaggttgccaatgtcattgaatctcttttcacactgaaagcaggtgaaaggcctctctccagtgtgaactcgttcgtgtctccacaGGTTGctaatgttagtgaatcccttttcacactgagagcaggtgaaaggcctctccccagtgtgaactcgttcgtgtttccgcaggttgccaatgtcattgaatctcttttcacactgagagcaggtgaaaggcctctccccagtgtgaactcgttcgtgtttccgcaggttgccaatatcATTGAATTTCTttacacactgagggcaggtgaaaggcctctctccagtgtgaactcgttcgtgtctccgcaggttgctaatgttagtgaatcccttttcacactgagagcaggtgaacggcctctctccagtgtgactgcgttgatgctttTCCAACCCGTACAGGCCTTTGAACCCCTTCCcataatcctcacatttccatggtttctccatggtccgggtgctcTTGCGTCTCACCGATTTGGAcagtcagttgaagcctcgtccacacacagaacacctatacagtctctccctgctgtgaatggtgtagtattttttcaggctgtgtcgccggttaaagctctttccacagtcagtgctctgtaacagtctcacacgggtgtgtgtgtgtgtctcagtgcttttccagacacactgatgtttaaaatctcttgaaacagacagaaaagacaaacatttctccttctagattcaaaggccaatgatcccaagaattgagtgactcagtcagttcttgacgtgatatttagtttgagatctcagcctcaaactcctcttgtttgaacttcctgcaaacagattttacaatagtaatcattgttagtacaggatagaaactcagaacagacaattctagtttctatcgaacatgctttcctctctctttccctgaaatgctctaaatctcaatcccacacactccctccattctcactctgctgtatctaatgttccccctcccaattctcctgaaggtagctgattcaggctgattgacaaattcaagctcactgcttcctgcccTGGACAGAGAGATctatattcacttactttccctcccaattttcctgaaggtgctgatcaacaaatctaaattcactaaaacctgtacaagagtacagAATCTACATACTCCATACATTTATTGATTAGAGATAGGAaaattctgaggaagaactttatttagtcatggagtggtcacgacagggaactcactgcccacaagcgtggtggaagtcgagatgatcaataatatatgaagaaaataagctttcaggggaacagggatatcgagggggaatgggactgactggattgccgtacagagagtcagcattgacttgagttcccaaatggattctgtcagtgctgcaatgactgtatgactggaaatatacactgtaggtagaactaataatacatgtatttcatgccagaaccatcaataatatatctaatacattccatACAACACTAGATGTATCTCTATCCgatataaaaaaaatttaaattaatttacaggatgtgagcgtcgctggttcagccagcatttattgcccatccctagttgcccttcagaaggtggtgatgagttgccttcttgaaccgctgcagtccttcagttgtaggtacatcccctgtgctgtcagggaaggtgttccaggatgttgccccagcaacaatgaaggaagggcgatatatttccaagtctgtctgTTGAGTGACTTGGTAGTGGGATTCCcaactatctgctgctcttgtccttctagatagtaatggttgtgggtttggaaggtgctgtcggaggaagctttgtgagttactgcagtgcacattgtagatggtatacacggttgccattgttcgtcggtggtggagtgtttgaatattcgtggaatggggagcagtcaagcaggctgctttgttcgggatggtgtagagcagcatcttgagtgttattggagctgcactcaaccaggcaagtggtaattattctattacacgcctgacttgtgccttgtatatggtggacaggctttgggggtcaggaggtgcattATTCACTGTAGTCTTTGGCCTGCCTTGATGgccaccgtattaatatggctagtccagttcagtttctgatcaatggtaaccctcatgaTGTTGGCCGTGGAGGATTCAACAAtgctaatgccactgaatgtcaaggggcggtggttagatccccctttataggagatggtcattgcctgccacttgtgtagcacaaatgtaacttgccacttatca
This portion of the Scyliorhinus torazame isolate Kashiwa2021f chromosome 5, sScyTor2.1, whole genome shotgun sequence genome encodes:
- the LOC140420077 gene encoding uncharacterized protein produces the protein MEKPWKCEDYGKGFKGLYGLEKHQRSHTGERPFTCSQCEKGFTNISNLRRHERVHTGERPFTCPQCVKKFNDIGNLRKHERVHTGERPFTCSQCEKRFNDIGNLRKHERVHTGERPFTCSQCEKGFTNISNLWRHERVHTGERPFTCFQCEKRFNDIGNLRQHERVHTGERPFTCFQCEKRFNDIGNLRKHERVHTGERPFTCSQCEKGFTDISSLRKHERVHTGERPFTCTVCDKGFAQLSSLLKHYVTHTKNGPFKCSDCWRGFKSSPLLMSHQRVHTEERPFSCSHCTKRFRTSSNLMKHERGHTGESPFTSPTGKRFTRSSLAEPQCHSHQ